CACATAGCCCTTTTGCAGCACGGCGACCACGGTGTTCGGCTCCTGATCGGCCGGGACCATCGAAATGGCCTGATGGCGATGCGGATCGAACTTCTCGCCAACGGGATTGAGAGCAACAACCTTGCCCTTCTCCAGCGCGCCCGTCAGCTGGCGCAGCGTCAGCTCGACGCCTTCGCGGACCTTCACGAGATCGTCGGAGGAGTGCGTGACGGCCGCTTCGAGGCTGTCGACGACGGGCAGCAGATGTTCGGCAAAGCTCTCGATGGCGAACTTGTGCGCCTTCGTGACGTCTTCCTGACCGCGGCGGCGCACGTTCTCCGTCTCCGCTTTGGCGCGCAGGAAGTTTTCCTGCATTTCGGCCAGCTTCGCCTGCGTTTCGGCCAGCGCGGCCTCTACGCCGGACGTTTCGGCCTGCTGTTCGCCGGCAACCGTTTCCGGCTTCTGCGCCTGAGCCTGCGGCTCGCCCGGTGCGGCCTCTGCGGCCTGGCGCGCGGCTTCGTCGGCGGGCGTGGGATTCTGGCTCGTCGGATTCTCTTGCGTGTTTTCCATGTCGCTGAAATTCAAATAGATATGGCCAAGAAACGGCGGCAGTTTAACGGGACTCGCTCGATGAGCGTGGCGCCGATACAACATGCCGGCCGCGCATCAACGGTGCAAGTAAGGGTGCGCACGCCGTATTTCAAGGCTCCCGCCAATGCTTTTTGCACCGTGCAGGGGCCCGGAAATCTGGCGTAACAAGCATTTCGAGCGCGACATCATATTGAGATTGAGCGCGCTGCGCGAGTGTCCTAAACTCAACTTAACCGTCCGAAAAGACACGTTAACCCTAATCTGACGTACGGCTTACTACCAGCTGAATCGCCCGTTTCCGCTTGCAATCTCCATGGGGGAGTACCGTGAAACTGACCTTCGCTATATCGGTGGTCGCATTGGTACTCATCGCAGGCACCACGACCATCTGCATGTCCGGCGTCGTCAACGAACACACCACCGAATATGGTGGCGTTCATGCGACGATGGAACAGCTGTTCAACCCTAACGCGAAAATTTGTCGATGACGCGTCTATCGCGCTTGGTCGGCCGTCCGTGCAACTCGGCGGCTGGCTCGCGATAGGTCTTGCGCCGCTCGTTCTCCTGCTGGCGCTTCTGCCTGCCCTCTTCGGTTTCCACGTAAAGCGTCTGCGCGACGCTCGCTGGCCCGCGCACGTCGCACACGCCGAGCACCTGGATCTGCCACACAATCCGCTCGATTTCGATCTCGACCAGATCGCCGACCCGCACATCCTTGGCCGGCTTCACCGTCGCGCCACCGATCCGCACCCGGCCCTTCTCGACGGCATCGGTTGCCAGCGAGCGCGTCTTGAAGAAGCGCGCCGCCCACAGCCATTTGTCGATGCGCAAGCGAGCGCCCGGTTCGGTAGAAATCTTGTAGTTCATCAGTCCTTCTTCAGGCGTTCCCAGACGCCATGAGCCGATATACGAATGCAGATTGCATGCCGGACCCGGAAAAATTCACGCAACGGACGCGCTTTGCGGCGCGCTCACCTGCACCGGCCAGCCTTGCAGATGCTGCGCGACGATCTCGCCGAGCGCCGCAACCCACGCTGTCGACGCGTTCAGGCAGGGAATGGCGTGAAAAACTTTCCCGCCCGCGTGCACGAATTCGTCGCGCACTTCCATGCCGATTTCCTCGATCGTCTCCAGACAATCCGCCGTGAAGCCCGGACAGAACACGTCCGCGCGATGCACACCCGCCGCGCCGAGCTCCTTGAGCGTCGGCGCCGTATAAGGCTGCAGCCATTCGGCCTTGCCAAAGCGCGACTGGAACGTCACGCGGCATTCCACCGTTGTGACCCCGAGCGCGTGCATCAGCAGCGACGCCGTCTGCTGACATTGCTCGTGATACGGATCGCCCAGGTCGAGCGTGCGCTTGGGCACGCCGTGAAAGCTCAGCACCAGTTTGTCGCCCGCCGCAAAGTCCGGGCGGCCGTGCGCATGCCAGTAATGGTTCACCTGCGCCGCGAGCGCCGAGATATAAGCGGGGTGATCCGCGTACTGGCGAACGGTGCGGATCTCCGGCTGGTTTCGCATGCGCTTGAGCGCGGCGAACGCGTCGTCGAACGCCGTGGCCGTGGTCGACGACGAATATTGCGGATACATCGGCATCAGCAGGATGCGTTCTGCGCCCGCCAGCTTCAGCTGGTTGAGCATGGCGGGAATGCCCGGCGTGCCGTAACGCATCGCGTAATCGACGATCACGGTGTAGTCGTTCAGGTGCAGCAGATGCCGCAGCCCTTCCACCTGCTTTTCCGTATGCACGCGCAGCGGCGAGCCTTCAGGCATCCAGACGGCCGCGTACTTCTTCGCCGAGGCCACGCCGCGAAACGGCAGGATCAACAAACGCAGGATGATTTGCCACACGAACGACGGAATCTCGACCACGCGCGGATCGGACAGAAACTGCGCGAG
The DNA window shown above is from Paraburkholderia sp. PGU19 and carries:
- the grpE gene encoding nucleotide exchange factor GrpE, with translation MENTQENPTSQNPTPADEAARQAAEAAPGEPQAQAQKPETVAGEQQAETSGVEAALAETQAKLAEMQENFLRAKAETENVRRRGQEDVTKAHKFAIESFAEHLLPVVDSLEAAVTHSSDDLVKVREGVELTLRQLTGALEKGKVVALNPVGEKFDPHRHQAISMVPADQEPNTVVAVLQKGYVIADRVLRPALVTVAAPK
- a CDS encoding RNA-binding S4 domain-containing protein, which gives rise to MNYKISTEPGARLRIDKWLWAARFFKTRSLATDAVEKGRVRIGGATVKPAKDVRVGDLVEIEIERIVWQIQVLGVCDVRGPASVAQTLYVETEEGRQKRQQENERRKTYREPAAELHGRPTKRDRRVIDKFSR
- the hemH gene encoding ferrochelatase, whose translation is MRFDLERPSQNAAAHRVAVLLINLGTPDAPTPRAVRRYLAQFLSDPRVVEIPSFVWQIILRLLILPFRGVASAKKYAAVWMPEGSPLRVHTEKQVEGLRHLLHLNDYTVIVDYAMRYGTPGIPAMLNQLKLAGAERILLMPMYPQYSSSTTATAFDDAFAALKRMRNQPEIRTVRQYADHPAYISALAAQVNHYWHAHGRPDFAAGDKLVLSFHGVPKRTLDLGDPYHEQCQQTASLLMHALGVTTVECRVTFQSRFGKAEWLQPYTAPTLKELGAAGVHRADVFCPGFTADCLETIEEIGMEVRDEFVHAGGKVFHAIPCLNASTAWVAALGEIVAQHLQGWPVQVSAPQSASVA